The Klebsiella africana sequence GGAGGGCATGGTCGCTGCTGTAGACGCCGCGGATGCCATGCTTAAGGCGGCCAATGTGCGCCTGCTCAGTCATGAAGTGCTCGACCCCGGCAGGTTAACGCTGGTGGTGGAGGGCGACCTGGCGGCCTGCCGCGCCGCGCTGGATGCCGGGTCCGCCGCTGCCCGGCGGACCGGCTGTGTGATCAGCCGTCGGGAAATTGGCCGGCCGGAAGAGGATACCCAGCGGCTGATCGGCGGTTTTCAGCCACCGCCGCCGGCGCCCCAGCCGCCTGCTGACACGGCATCATCGGAAGCGTTACTGACGCTGCTGGCTTCAGTTCGTCAGGGCATGACGGCCGGCGAGGTGGCCGCGCATTTTGCCTGGCCGCTGGATAAGGCCCGCCAGGCGCTGGAGCAGCTCTTTTCCGCAGGGACGCTACGAAAACGCAGTAGCCGCTATCGTCTCAAAAATCCATAACCTGTCGGAGGTGCCGGGAGCGGCTTGCCCCCGGCTTTAACGATTATGAAAAAGCGTCGTTCTGCAAATTTGCACCATCTCTGCTGCGAAGCGTTACCTGAAGACACCAGGCTGACGCCCCAGGTTGAAATTGACAATATTCATCAACGACACACAACCGATGTATATGAGCATGCCCTGACCATTACCGCCTGGCAACAGATCTACGATCAGCTGCATCCGGGTCAGTTTCGCGGCGAGTTTACCGAAATTCTGCTCGATGAGATCCAGGTCTTTCGCGAATATACCGGGTTGGCGCTGCGCCAGTCCTGCCTGGTCTGGCCTAACTCCTTTTGGTTTGGTATTCCGGCGGTGCGGGGAGAGCAGGGGTTTATCGGCTCGCAGTGCCTGGGCCGGGCAGAAATCGCCACCCGTCCCGGCGGCACAGAGTTCGAGCTGAGCACGCCGGATGATTACACCATCCTCGGGGTGGTGATTTCAGAGGAGGTGATTGCGCGTCACGCCAGTTTCCTGCACCACCCGGAACGGGTGCTACATATGCTACGCAACCAGTCTGCGCTGGCGGTCCGCGAGCCGCATAAGGCCGCGCTGTGGGGGTTTGTCCAGCAGGCGCTGGCCACCTTTAGCGAGCATCCGGATACTCTTCATCAGCCGGCAGTGCGTAAGGTCCTGCGGGATAATCTGTTGCTGGCGATGGGCACGATGCTCGAAGAGGCGCAGCCGATGGTGAGTGCAGAGAGCGTCAGCCACCAGAGCTACCGTCGACTGCTGGCGCGGGCGCGTGAATATGTGCTGGAAAACAGCGCAGAGCCGTTAACCGTGCTCGATCTGTGTCAGCAGCTGCACGTCAGCCGGCGTACTTTGCAAAACGCCTTCCATGCGATTCTGGGGATTGGTCCTAACGCCTGGCTCAAACGGATCCGCCTGAACGCCGTCCGCCGGGAGCTGATAAGCCCCTGGTCGCAGCGGGAGACCGTCAAGGAGGCGGCCATGCAGTGGGGATTCTGGCATCTGGGGCAGTTCGCCACCGACTATCAGCAGCTGTTTGCCGAAAAACCGTCGATGACGCTGCACCACCGCCTGCGCCAGTGGGTGTGAGCGAAGCGACGCCGCTGCCGGGTGGCCAGCCGCCATCCGGCCGTTACAGCCAGTCGCGCACCTGAATAAACTCGCTCAGCGCCGCTTCGGGGCTGCCGGCCTCGGGCTGATAATCATATTCCCAGCGCACCAGCGGCGGCATCGACATCAGAATCGACTCCGTACGCCCACCGGTCTGCAGGCCGAACAGGGTGCCGCGGTCCCAGACCAGATTGAACTCGACGTAGCGGCCGCGGCGATAAAGCTGAAAGTGGCGCTCGCGTTCGCCGTACGGCGTGGCTTTCCGGCGTTCGACGATGGGTAAATAGGCGTCAGCATAGCCGTTTCCGACCGCCTGCATAAAGGCGAAGCAGTGGTCAAAATCCGGGGTGTTCAGATCGTCAAAGAACAGACCGCCGATGCCGCGCTGTTCCTGGCGGTGCTTGAGATAGAAGTAATCATCACACCATTTTTTATAGCGCGGATAGACTTCCTCGCCAAACGGCAGACACAGATCGCGGGCGGTACGATGCCAGTGGACGGCATCCTCTTCAAAGCCGTAGTAAGGGGTTAAATCAAAGCCGCCGCCGAACCACCACACCGGGTCGGCGCCAGGCTTTTCGGCAATAAAGAACCGCACGTTGGCATGGCTGGTGGGCACGTAGGGGTTCAGCGGATGAACCACCAGCGAGACGCCCATGGCTTCAAAACTGCGTCCGGCCAGTTCCGGGCGGTGCGCGGTAGCGGAGGCTGGCATGGCGTCGCCGTGAACATGGGAGAAGTTGACCCCGGCCTGCTCGAAGACGTTACCTTCACGCAGCACCCGGCTGCGTCCGCCACCGCCGCCTTCCCGCTGCCAGGCGTCTTCAACAAACGGCGCGCCATCGACAGCACTCAGCTGCTGGCAAAGGCTGTCCTGGAGCTGGAGCAAAAAAGTTTTAACCTGCGCGGCATCGGGTTTCATTAACGTCTCTTCGAATGGGCTTTCTGGTTATCGAACCAGTGGAAATAACTGATAATGCCGTTGGCAATCGCGGTAGCGATTTTCTGCCGGAAAGCGGTGGTGCCGAGCAGTTTTTCCTCGTTCGGGTTAGTAATAAACGAGGTTTCCACCAGTACGGATGGAATGGAAGGCGACTTTAGCACCACAAAGGCCGCCTGTTCGGTATTGCGGCTGTGCAGTTTATGCACCGGCTTGATCTTTTTCAGGATATGCGAGCCCAGCGTCAGGCTGTTTTTAATGGTGTCAGTCTGCACCAGGTCGAACAGTACCTGCTGCAGCAGATGATCTTTATCCGTCGCTTTCTTACCGGCGACCTCATCGGCGCGGTTTTCGCGATCGGAGAGATATTTCGCCATAGCGCTACTGGCGCCGCGGTTTGACAGGGCGAACACCGAGGCGCCGGCGGCGCTCGGGTTGGTGAAGCCATCGGCGTGGATTGACATAAACAGATCGGCGCCGTGCTGATGGGCGATCTCCACCCGGTCATAAAGCGGAATAAAAGTATCGCCGGTGCGGGTCAGGCGGGCGTCGATGCCGTTGCTGCGCAGAATGCTGCGCACGTTTTTAGCGATCGCCAGCACCACATGCTTTTCTTTCGAGCCGTTGTGGCCGATAGCTCCGGTGTCGATACCGCCATGGCCCGGGTCGAGCATCACAATGCGGCGGCCCCCGGCCTTTTTGGCGGCGGGCTTGCTGTGTCCATTTGATGTTTTCAGTGGCTGCTCTTTTGCGCTGACCTGCGCGGCGACGCCACTCAGCGTCATCGCAGCCAGCCCGGCTTTCAGCACCTGACGGCGCGAAGCAAGTATTTTTAAAGGTTTAAAAGTGCTCATTCGGCCTGAATTGTAAACAAGTGATGTCCAATGTTATATCGTATCGCGTTTGCCGTTACGACCATTCAAAATAAGAATTGTTTTACTTTTCATTTCAATACATGACAAAGTCATATTATGCCATTTTTTGTCGCTGATTTCGCCTGATATTGGCTATCAGTTATATTCGCGCCATAATCACTGTTTTTAACCGTCAATGGTGGGGAATACCATGGAGATTCGCGTTTTTCGCCAGCAGGATTTTGAAGAGGTTGTAACGCTGTGGGAGCGTTGCGATTTGCTGCGCCCGTGGAACGATCCGGAGATGGATATTGAGCGCAAGCTGAATCACGACGTCAGCCTGTTTCTGGTGGCGGAAGTGAATGGCGAAGTGGTCGGCACGGTGATGGGCGGATATGACGGCCATCGTGGGTCAGCCTACTATCTCGGCGTCCATCCGGAATATCGTGGCCGGGGGATTGCGAACGCGCTGCTCAACCGGCTCGAGAAAAAGCTGATTGCCCGCGGCTGCCCGAAAATCAACATTATGGTCCGCGAAGATAACGATGTGGTGCAGGGAATGTACGAGCGGCTGGGTTATGAGTACGCCGATGTCCTGACCCTGGGCAAGCGCCTGATCGAAGATGAAGAATACTGAATTTATCCCCGCCGATTTTGATGCCCATGGCCGTCTGCGCCTGCCTTTGCTTTTCTGGGGCGTGCTATTGTTGCAGGCCCGCACATGGGTGCTGTTTTTGATGGCCGGCGCCTCGCGTCAGCAGGGCGACGCGATCCTCAATCTGTTTTATCCCGATCATGACCGCTTTTGGCTCGGCTTACTGCCTGGCGTGCCGGCGGTACTGGCCTTTCTGCTTAGCGGCTATCGACATCGCCTGCCGCGCCTGTGGCGGGCGATGCGCTGGCTGCTGGTGCTATCGCAGGTGCTGCTGTTGCTATGGCAGCCGATGCTATGGCTAAGCGGTGAATCTCCCTCCTCGCTGACCATTGCGCTGCTGGTCGCGGATGGCTATGCCCTGTGGTGGCTGTTAACCAGTCGTCGCCTGGGCGCCTGTTTTCACCAGACCACCTTTTAATGGCACTTTTTGCCGATCGTGAACTCCAACATGCGTTGAATGACTCAGAAAGGATTGTGATATGAAATCGCTACGTGTAATGCTCTGTGCGCTTCCGCTGGTTCTGACCGGCTGCTCGACAATGAGCGCGGTCAACTGGTCGGCGGCCTATCCGTGGAACTGGTTTGGCGCTTCCACCGAGGTGACCGAGCAGGGAGTGGGTAAACTGACGGCGTCCACGCCGCTCAATGAACAGGCGATTAGCGATGCGCTGGGCAGCGACTACCGTTTACGCAGCGGGATGAAGACCGATAAGGGCAATATCGTCCACTACTTTGAAGCGCTGAAAAACAACAGCGTGGCGCTGACCATCAATGGCGACAACGGTACTATCAGCCGGATTGACGTGCGTGATGCGGAGATCAAAACTGCCAGCGGCGTGAAAATCGGCACACCGTTTAGCGACCTGTACAGCAAGGCCTTCGGCAACTGCCAGAAAGGCAGCAATGACAACGGGGCGGTCGTCGAGTGTCAGGCCGAGGGGAGCCAGCATATCAGCTATGCCTTCACCGGCCACTGGAGCGGCCCGGACGAGCTGATGCCCTCCGACGATACCCTGAAAAACTGGAAAGTCAGCAAGATTATCTGGCGTCGCTAAATTGATCTGAAGAGACACGACGGCTCTGAAAAACGGTTACAATGGCGCGTTAGCAACGCGACAGCGTTGTAGTTGCATCATTTCAGGAGGAGCGATGTCTCAGGTTCAGAGCGGCATTTTGCCGGAACATTGCCGCGCGGCGATTTGGATTGAAGCCAATGTCAAAGGGGACGTTAACGCCCTGCGCGAAGCGAGCAAAATTTTTGTTGATAACGTGGCCACCTTCCAGGCTAAATTCCCCGACGCCAAACTCGGTGCGGTGGTGGCGTTCGGCAATAACGTCTGGCGTCAGCTGAGCGGCGGCGAAGGGGCGGAGGAGTTAAAAGATTTTCCGGCCTATGGCAAAGGGCTGGCGCCGTCCACCCAGTATGACCTGCTGATTCATATTTTATCCGCTCGCCATGAGGTTAACTTCTCAGTGGCGCAGGCCGCGATGGCCGCCTTTGGCGATGCTATCGAGGTCAAAGAAGAGATCCACGGCTTCCGCTGGGTGGAAGAGCGTGACCTCAGCGGCTTTGTCGACGGCACCGAAAACCCGGCGGGGGAAGAAACTCGCCGCGAAGTGGCGGTGATTAAAGACGGCGTGGACGCGGGCGGCAGCTACGTGTTAGTCCAGCGCTGGGAGCATAATCTCAAACAGCTGAACCGCATGAGCGTGCCGGATCAGGAGATGATGATCGGCCGTACTAAAGACGCCAACGAAGAGATCGATGGTGACGAGCGTCCGGTCACGTCGCACCTGAGCCGCGTTGACTTAAAAGAAGATGGCAAAGGGCTGAAAATCGTCCGCCAGAGCCTGCCGTACGGCACCGCCAGCGGCACCCATGGTCTCTATTTCTGCGCCTACTGCGCGCGCCTGCATAACATCGAACAGCAGCTGCTGAGCATGTTCGGCGATACCGACGGCAAACGCGACGCGATGCTGCGCTTCACTAAACCGGTGACCGGCGGCTATTACTTCGCGCCGTCGCTGGAGCGTATCCAGGCGCTGTAATTTTTTCCCCTCACCCTAACCCTCTCCCCAAGGGGGAGAGGGAACCGTTCGGTACGGTTAGCAAGCCCCAGTACGGACCGCCTTTCACCCTCTCCCTGAGGGAGAGGGGCGGGGTGAGGGCATCGGCGACTCAAGCACTTCAAGTATCCTCTCCATCACCGCATCCTCATACTCTTCAAACTCATTATTCCAAACGCGTAAAACCCGCCATCCCTGGCTCTGTAGCCAGCGGGTGCGGCGAACATCGTAGGCACGCCTCTCATCGTGTTGGCCGCCGTCCAGTTCAATCGCCAGCCGTATTGCGCAGCAGGCGAAATCGAGAATATAGGGGCCAACGGGATGCTGGCGGCGAAACTTGTAGCTAGCAAAACGGCGGTTGCGCAGTAAGTACCATAGTCGACGTTCTGTTGGCGTTAAGCTACGTCTGAGCCGACGAGCAAATATCTGTGTGTTTTTCATATAAACACAGTGCGCGCCTGGCTGCCGTTTGTCACAATGACACGTCTAATCTGCGAGCAGCTTTCAGCTAAGCTTTGCCAGTTGCTTATTCTCTTTTCGACTTCTAAATCGCCAAACGGTATATAAAACCGTTACTCCTTTCGTACCCGTTATAAATATGATGATCATCAGAAAATGTTCAACGTTGATAAGGGTGCGCAATGGCCGTTAAATCACTGAAAAAAGGATATCTGGCGCTGGCGGCTTCCATGCTGCTGGTGGCGCAGGCGCAGGCGACGGAGCTGCTGAACAGCTCCTATGATGTCTCCCGCGAGCTGTTTGCCGCCCTTAACCCGCCTTTTGAGCAGCAGTGGGCGAAAGAAAACGGCGGCGATAAGCTGACCATCAAGCAGTCCCATGCCGGTTCATCCAAACAGGCGCTGGCTATTTTGCAAGGCCTGAAGGCGGACGTGGTCACCTATAACCAGGTGACGGACGTGCAGATCCTGCATGACAAAGGCAACCTGATCCCGGCCGACTGGCAAAGCCGCCTGCCGAACAACAGCTCACCGTTCTATTCGACGATGGGCTTCCTGGTGCGCAAAGGCAACCCAAAAAATATTCATGACTGGAACGACCTGGTCCGCTCTGACGTCAAGCTGATCTTCCCGAACCCGAAAACCTCGGGCAACGCGCGGTACACCTACCTGGCGGCATGGGGCACGGCGGATAAAGCCGACGGTGGCGATAAAGCCAAAACCGAACAGTTTATGACCCAGTTTCTCAAGAACGTCGAAGTCTTTGACACCGGCGGACGCGGGGCGACCACCACCTTTGCCGAGCGCGGCCTGGGCGATGTGCTGATTAGCTTCGAATCGGAAGTAAACAATATTCGCAAGCAGTATGAGGCGCAGGGATTTGAAGTGGTGATCCCGAAAACCAACATTCTGGCGGAGTTCCCGGTGGCATGGGTCGATAAAAACGTCAAAGCCAATGGCACCGAAAAGGCGGCGAAAGCCTACCTGAACTGGCTCTATACCCCGCAGGCGCAGACCATCATTACCGACTACTACTATCGGGTAAACAACCCGAAAGTGATGGACGGCCTGAAGGATAAGTTCCCGCAGACTGAACTGTTCCGCGTGGAAGATAAGTTTGGCTCCTGGCCTGAGGTGATGAAAACCCACTTCGCCAGCGGCGGTGAACTGGACAAACTGTTGGCGGCGGGGCGTAAGTAATGTTTGCTGTGTCGTCCAAGCGCGTGCTGCCGGGCTTTACCCTGAGCCTTGGCACCAGCCTGCTGTTTGTCTGTCTGATTTTGTTATTACCCCTCAGCGCGCTGGTGATGCAGCTGGCGCAGATGAGCTGGGCGCAGTACTGGGATGTGATCAGCAACCCGCAGGTGGTGGCGGCCTATAAGGTGACGCTGCTCTCGGCATTCGTGGCCTCGATATTTAACGGCGTATTCGGTCTGCTGATGGCCTGGATCCTGACCCGCTATCGTTTTCCAGGCCGCACGCTGCTGGATGCCTTAATGGATCTGCCGTTCGCGCTGCCGACGGCGGTGGCCGGCCTGACGCTGGCTTCGCTGTTTTCCGTTAACGGTATTTACGGGGAATGGCTGGCGAAATTCGATATTAAAGTGACCTATACCTGGCTCGGCATCGCCGTAGCGATGGCCTTCACCAGCATCCCGTTTGTGGTACGTACCGTGCAGCCGGTGCTGGAGGAGTTGGGGCCCGAGTATGAGGAAGCGGCGGAAACGCTGGGCGCAACGCGCTGGCAGAGTTTCCGCAAGGTCGTACTGCCGGAGCTGTCACCGGCGCTGCTGGCGGGTATTGCCCTGTCGTTTACCCGCAGCCTCGGCGAGTTTGGCGCGGTGATTTTTATCGCCGGCAATATCGCGTGGAAGACCGAGGTGACCTCGCTGATGATCTTTATTCGTTTGCAGGAGTTTGACTATCCGGCGGCGAGCGCGATCGCCTCGGTGATCCTTGCTGCTTCACTGCTGCTGCTGTTTTCCATCAATACCCTGCAGAGTCGCTTTGGTCGACGCGTGGTAGGTCACTAATGGCGGAAGTTACTCAATTGAAACGCTACGACGCGCCCCGTATCAACTGGGGGAAATGGTTTCTGATTGGCGTCGGGATGCTGGTCTCCGCCTTCATCCTTGTGGTGCCGATGCTCTATATCTTTGTCCAGGCCTTCAGCAAAGGATTGATGCCGGTGTTGGAAAACCTGGCGAACCCCGACATGCTGCATGCCATCTGGCTGACGGTGATGATTGCGTTGATTACCGTACCGGTGAACCTGGTGTTCGGTACATTGCTGGCCTGGCTGGTGACACGTTTTACCTTTCCGGGGCGCCAGCTTCTGCTGACGTTACTGGATATCCCGTTCGCCGTCTCGCCGGTGGTTGCGGGCCTGGTTTATCTGCTGTTCTACGGCTCTAACGGCCCGCTGGGCGGCTGGCTTGACGCGCATAATCTGCAAATCATGTTCGCCTGGCCGGGCATGGTGCTGGCGACCATCTTTGTTACCTGTCCGTTTGTGGTGCGTGAGCTGGTGCCGGTGATGATGAGTCAGGGCAGTCATGAAGATGAGGCCGCGGTGCTGCTGGGCGCGTCCGGCTGGCAGATGTTCCGCCGGGTGACATTGCCCAATATTCGCTGGGCGCTGTTGTACGGCGTGGTGCTGACCAACGCCCGCGCCATCGGCGAATTTGGCGCGGTGTCGGTGGTTTCCGGCTCGATCCGCGGCGAAACGCTATCGCTGCCGCTGCAAATTGAACTACTGGAGCAGGATTACAACACCGTCGGCTCGTTTACCGCCGCCGCCCTGCTGACGTTAATGGCTATTCTGACCCTGTTTTTAAAGAGTATGTTGCAATGGCGTCTGGCCAATCAGGAAAAACGCGCGCAACAGGAGGGAAATCATGAGCATTGAGATTGCCAATATTAAGAAATCGTTTGGTCGCACCCAGGTGCTGAATGATATCTCGCTGGATATCCCTTCCGGACAAATGGTTGCGCTGCTGGGACCTTCGGGTTCCGGAAAAACCACCTTGCTGCGAATCATCGCCGGTCTGGAGCATCAGACCAGCGGTCATATCCGCTTCCACGGTACTGACGTCAGCCGAATGCATGCTCGCGACCGTAAAGTGGGCTTCGTTTTCCAGCACTATGCGTTGTTCCGCCATATGACGGTGTTCGATAACATCGCTTTTGGCCTGACCGTGCTGCCGCGCCGCGAACGCCCCAATGCGGCGGCGATTAAAGCCAGGGTGACTAAACTGCTGGAGATGGTGCAGTTGGCCCATCTGGCGGATCGCTATCCGGCGCAGCTGTCCGGTGGCCAAAAGCAGCGTGTGGCGCTGGCCCGCGCCCTGGCGGTGGAGCCGCAAATTCTGCTGCTGGATGAACCCTTCGGCGCGCTGGACGCCCAGGTGCGTAAAGAGCTGCGCCGTTGGCTGCGTCAGCTGCATGAAGAACTGAAATTTACCAGCGTGTTCGTCACCCACGACCAGGAAGAGGCGATGGAAGTTGCCGATCGGGTGGTGGTGATGAGCCAGGGCAACATCGAACAGGCCGATGCGCCGGAGCGCGTGTGGCGTGAGCCGTCGACCCGTTTCGTACTGGAGTTTATGGGAGAAGTTAACCGCCTGCAGGGCGTCATCCGCGGTGGACAGTTCCACGTCGGCGCGCACCGCTGGCCGTTAGGTTATACCCCAACATACCAGGGACCGGTGGATCTGTTCCTGCGTCCGTGGGAAGTGGATATCAGCCGGCGGACCAGCCTGGATTCGCCGCTGCCGGTGCAGGTACTGGAAGCCAGTCCGAAAGGCCACTACACCCAATTAGTCGTCCAGCCTCTGGGATGGTATGACGAACCGCTGAGCGTGGTGCTGGCGGGCGATGATGCCCCGTCCCGCGGCGAACGGCTGTTCGTCGGGCTGCAAAACGCGCGTTTGTATAACGGTACCGAGCGTATCGAGCCGCGCGGCGAGCTTGCTCTGGCGGAGTCAGCCTGATAGCTTAAATCCATGTGCTTTGCCGGGTGAGGCTCTGCTTACCCGGCCTGTAATTATCACGCGTCTGCCAGGCCGGGTAAGCGAAGCGCCACCCGGCTTTTTTATTGAGTAAAAATCGTGAATACACTTGAACAAACCATCGGCAATACCCCTCTGGTCAAACTTCAGCGTCTGGGCCCGGACAACGGCAGCGAAGTCTGGGTCAAACTCGAAGGCAATAATCCGGCCGGCTCGGTGAAAGATCGCGCTGCGCTGTCGATGATCGTCGAAGCGGAAAAGCGCGGCGAAATTCAGCCCGGCGACGTACTGATCGAAGCGACCAGCGGCAACACCGGCATTGCTCTGGCCATGATCGCTGCGTTGAAAGGCTATCGCATGAAGCTGCTGATGCCCGACAACATGAGCCAGGAGCGTCGGGCCGCGATGCGCGCTTACGGCGCCGAGCTTATCCTGGTCAGCAAAGAGCAAGGGATGGAGGGGGCCCGCGACCTGGCGCTGGAGATGGCCCAGCGCGGAGAAGGCAAATTGCTCGATCAGTTTAACAACCCGGACAATCCCTACGCCCACTACACCACTACCGGGCCGGAAATCTGGCAGCAGACCGCGGGGCGTATTACCCACTTTGTCTCCAGCATGGGGACCACCGGCACCATTACCGGTGTGTCACGTTTCCTGCGTGAACAGAGTAAGCCGGTGGCCATTGTCGGTCTGCAGCCGGAAGAGGGCAGCAGTATTCCAGGGATCCGTCGCTGGCCGGCGGAGTATATGCCGGGGATCTTTAACGCTTCGCTGGTGGATGCGGTGCTGGATATTCATCAGCAGGATGCCGAGAACACCATGCGTCAGCTGGCGGTCCGGGAAGGCATTTTCTGCGGCGTCAGTTCGGGCGGCGCGGTAGCGGGCGCGTTACGCATTGCTCGCGAAAATCCCGGCGCGGTGGTGGTAGCGATCGTCTGCGATCGCGGCGATCGCTACCTCTCCACCGGCGTGTTCGGTGAAGAACATTTTAGCCAGGGGGCGGGCATTTAATCATCAAGCAGGTCGGTACCGTAGGAGTTATCGACGGTGCACAGCCAGCGTTCGCCCTGCTTCAGAAAGACATAGGTGGCGCGCCGCGTAACCTGGGATATCCCGTCCGCCGTCGGGATATCCAGCCGGGTCTCCATAATCACCAGCGCATTGCCGCCGCCTTCGATAACCTCCATTTTCCCCTGAGTCACCACCAGCCGGTGCTGGAAATAGTCGGCAATGGCGATAAAGGCTTTGCGAATATTCTCTTTCCCTCTGACCACCATGCCCGGTTTGACGACCAGCGCGGCGTCTTCTGCGTAATAACTCATCAGGGTATCGTAATCTTCCTGCGAGATAGCGCGGTCGCAGGCTTCAATGACTGCTTTCAGTGCCAGGTCAGTGTGATGCATCTCTGGTGCTCCTTATTGTGGGCTATTTGTTCGTCTCGGCGATCAGAGCATGCAGGTAAGACTAGCCTGTTTTCGTTTATTTTTTCATTAATTTGTCGGCAACTGCCATCACTCCCCGATACGTTCGGTGGACTGCCTGCGTCAGGGGGCGTCTACGGCCTGCGCGATATCGGCTGCCAGGCGGTTAATCTCAGCGTCATTCAGGCGACCCAGCGACAGGCGTAGTCCGTGCGCAGGCGCGCGCACGCCAAATACTTCCCCTTCGCGGACCAGCCAGCCGGCGCGGGCCAGGCGTAAGGCGTAGGGCTGGCTGGCCGTCGCCAGCGGCAGCCAGAAATTGAGACCATCGCCTGGCGTTACATGGCTGTGTCCGTGGCGGGCCAGCGCCGCCGCCAGGTTCTCATTTTGTTGGCGATAGTGCCGGCGAGCCTCTGCCATCGAGGCAATAAAGGTGTCATCGGTCAGGCAGGCCAGCGTTAGGTCCTGCAGCAGATGGCTGACCCACTGGCTGCCGGCGTTAAGCCGCAGACGTAGCGCCGCTGAAGTATCGGCATCGCTGGCGATAAAGGCCAGCCGCAGGTCCGGTCCAAGGGTCTTCGACATTGAGCGGACCAGTGCCCAGCGTTGCGTGCTCGCGGGCAGAGGGGAGTACCATGGTGTAGCCGACAGCAGGGCAAAGTGGTCATCAACGATCGCCAATACCTGCGGGTAGCGGGCTAGCACCTCCCGCAGGGCATGCGCCCGAGTTTCCGTCAGGCTACAGCCGGTAGGATTATGTGCCCGCGGGGTTAAGATCACCGCCCGCGCACCGTTGCGTAACGCCTCCTCCAGGCCGTCAGGATCCATCCCTTCGGCATCCACCGCCACCGGGCAGGGGCTAAAGCCGGCGTAACGCACCATATTGATGCTGCTGAGAAAACAGGGATCTTCGACCACCACGCCGTCGCCGGGGAGTAGCAGGGCGCACAGCAGGCGTTCCAGGGCGTCTATCGCCCCGCTGGCCAGGTTGACTTCAAACGAGGCCGACACTTCCCGGGCAAACCACATTGCGGCCCACTCCCCGAGACGGGGTTCGATAGCAGCATCCCCATACAGGCGTGGCGTACGAGCAATTTGGCTCAGATAGCGGGATAAATCAGGCAGCCTGGCCGGATCAGGATTACCGCTGGAGATATCGTTCAGCGGTGTTGTTGGGTCTCCCCCCTCCAGCGCTGGCAGCGGATCCCGTGCTTTAATGGCTGTGCCGTTGCGTCCCTGACTGACGGCCAGGCCAGAGGTCACCAGACGTTTATAGGCGGCAGCGACGGTATTGCGATTCACCGCAAGCTGGCTGGCGAGCTCGCGTACCGGCGGCAGAACTTCTCCGGGTTGCAACCCACCGCTCTGTACCAGATGGCGGATATGATCGAAGATATCGCTGGCGGTTTTTCCGGTAAACATTATTGACCTATGACAAAATGAAATTTAGCATAGGACGAATCATAATCAGAGCGTGACCCGCTGTCCAGCGGGGGGAGAAAAGATGGGCC is a genomic window containing:
- the eutK gene encoding ethanolamine utilization microcompartment protein EutK produces the protein MINALGLLEVEGMVAAVDAADAMLKAANVRLLSHEVLDPGRLTLVVEGDLAACRAALDAGSAAARRTGCVISRREIGRPEEDTQRLIGGFQPPPPAPQPPADTASSEALLTLLASVRQGMTAGEVAAHFAWPLDKARQALEQLFSAGTLRKRSSRYRLKNP
- the eutR gene encoding HTH-type transcriptional regulator EutR; translation: MKKRRSANLHHLCCEALPEDTRLTPQVEIDNIHQRHTTDVYEHALTITAWQQIYDQLHPGQFRGEFTEILLDEIQVFREYTGLALRQSCLVWPNSFWFGIPAVRGEQGFIGSQCLGRAEIATRPGGTEFELSTPDDYTILGVVISEEVIARHASFLHHPERVLHMLRNQSALAVREPHKAALWGFVQQALATFSEHPDTLHQPAVRKVLRDNLLLAMGTMLEEAQPMVSAESVSHQSYRRLLARAREYVLENSAEPLTVLDLCQQLHVSRRTLQNAFHAILGIGPNAWLKRIRLNAVRRELISPWSQRETVKEAAMQWGFWHLGQFATDYQQLFAEKPSMTLHHRLRQWV
- the hemF gene encoding oxygen-dependent coproporphyrinogen oxidase, with protein sequence MKPDAAQVKTFLLQLQDSLCQQLSAVDGAPFVEDAWQREGGGGGRSRVLREGNVFEQAGVNFSHVHGDAMPASATAHRPELAGRSFEAMGVSLVVHPLNPYVPTSHANVRFFIAEKPGADPVWWFGGGFDLTPYYGFEEDAVHWHRTARDLCLPFGEEVYPRYKKWCDDYFYLKHRQEQRGIGGLFFDDLNTPDFDHCFAFMQAVGNGYADAYLPIVERRKATPYGERERHFQLYRRGRYVEFNLVWDRGTLFGLQTGGRTESILMSMPPLVRWEYDYQPEAGSPEAALSEFIQVRDWL
- the amiA gene encoding N-acetylmuramoyl-L-alanine amidase AmiA; amino-acid sequence: MSTFKPLKILASRRQVLKAGLAAMTLSGVAAQVSAKEQPLKTSNGHSKPAAKKAGGRRIVMLDPGHGGIDTGAIGHNGSKEKHVVLAIAKNVRSILRSNGIDARLTRTGDTFIPLYDRVEIAHQHGADLFMSIHADGFTNPSAAGASVFALSNRGASSAMAKYLSDRENRADEVAGKKATDKDHLLQQVLFDLVQTDTIKNSLTLGSHILKKIKPVHKLHSRNTEQAAFVVLKSPSIPSVLVETSFITNPNEEKLLGTTAFRQKIATAIANGIISYFHWFDNQKAHSKRR
- a CDS encoding GNAT family acetyltransferase; this encodes MEIRVFRQQDFEEVVTLWERCDLLRPWNDPEMDIERKLNHDVSLFLVAEVNGEVVGTVMGGYDGHRGSAYYLGVHPEYRGRGIANALLNRLEKKLIARGCPKINIMVREDNDVVQGMYERLGYEYADVLTLGKRLIEDEEY
- a CDS encoding DUF2919 domain-containing protein, producing the protein MKNTEFIPADFDAHGRLRLPLLFWGVLLLQARTWVLFLMAGASRQQGDAILNLFYPDHDRFWLGLLPGVPAVLAFLLSGYRHRLPRLWRAMRWLLVLSQVLLLLWQPMLWLSGESPSSLTIALLVADGYALWWLLTSRRLGACFHQTTF
- a CDS encoding RpoE-regulated lipoprotein, which gives rise to MKSLRVMLCALPLVLTGCSTMSAVNWSAAYPWNWFGASTEVTEQGVGKLTASTPLNEQAISDALGSDYRLRSGMKTDKGNIVHYFEALKNNSVALTINGDNGTISRIDVRDAEIKTASGVKIGTPFSDLYSKAFGNCQKGSNDNGAVVECQAEGSQHISYAFTGHWSGPDELMPSDDTLKNWKVSKIIWRR
- a CDS encoding Dyp-type peroxidase — encoded protein: MSQVQSGILPEHCRAAIWIEANVKGDVNALREASKIFVDNVATFQAKFPDAKLGAVVAFGNNVWRQLSGGEGAEELKDFPAYGKGLAPSTQYDLLIHILSARHEVNFSVAQAAMAAFGDAIEVKEEIHGFRWVEERDLSGFVDGTENPAGEETRREVAVIKDGVDAGGSYVLVQRWEHNLKQLNRMSVPDQEMMIGRTKDANEEIDGDERPVTSHLSRVDLKEDGKGLKIVRQSLPYGTASGTHGLYFCAYCARLHNIEQQLLSMFGDTDGKRDAMLRFTKPVTGGYYFAPSLERIQAL
- a CDS encoding endonuclease domain-containing protein; protein product: MKNTQIFARRLRRSLTPTERRLWYLLRNRRFASYKFRRQHPVGPYILDFACCAIRLAIELDGGQHDERRAYDVRRTRWLQSQGWRVLRVWNNEFEEYEDAVMERILEVLESPMPSPRPSPSGRG